One genomic segment of Desulfomicrobium sp. ZS1 includes these proteins:
- the dsrM gene encoding sulfate reduction electron transfer complex DsrMKJOP subunit DsrM translates to MKALYSLFLVFALAALALVGAGALGMEKAFGLYIPFLAVAVFVVGFCMRVVDWGKSAVPFCIPTTCGQQESLPWIKQSTIENPSTTGGVVMRMLLEVLLFRSLFRNTKVDLHEGTKITYSSSKWLWLGALAFHYSFLTIVLRHMRFFTEPVPGIIAGIEAMDSMLQIGAPTLYLTDIAFVAAVTYLFVRRVVVPQIRYISLVQDYFPLFLILGIAFSGIFMRYFAKVDIISVKQLAMGLVTFSWVVPEGIGVMFYIHMFLVSVLLAYFPLSKLMHMGGVFLSPTRNMNCASRKFRHINPWKFENVHYHTYEEYEDEFREKMVEKDLPVDKPLAEGAE, encoded by the coding sequence ATGAAAGCTCTTTACTCCCTTTTCCTGGTCTTTGCCCTCGCGGCATTAGCCCTAGTGGGCGCCGGGGCGTTGGGTATGGAAAAAGCCTTTGGGCTGTACATACCCTTCCTGGCAGTCGCGGTTTTTGTGGTGGGATTCTGTATGAGAGTTGTGGATTGGGGGAAATCGGCTGTGCCGTTTTGTATCCCCACAACATGCGGTCAGCAGGAATCCCTGCCCTGGATCAAGCAGAGCACCATCGAAAATCCTTCCACCACGGGCGGCGTCGTGATGAGGATGCTCTTGGAAGTGTTGTTGTTCAGGTCGCTTTTTCGCAATACCAAGGTTGATCTGCACGAAGGTACAAAGATTACCTACAGTTCAAGCAAATGGTTGTGGCTTGGCGCTCTGGCCTTCCACTATTCGTTTTTGACTATCGTTCTGCGGCATATGCGCTTTTTCACAGAGCCGGTGCCTGGCATTATCGCCGGCATTGAAGCCATGGACAGCATGTTGCAGATCGGTGCCCCGACGCTCTATCTTACCGACATCGCGTTTGTCGCCGCAGTAACCTATCTTTTTGTGCGACGCGTAGTGGTCCCCCAGATTCGTTACATTTCATTGGTGCAGGATTATTTTCCGCTGTTCCTGATTCTCGGAATCGCCTTTTCGGGAATTTTCATGCGGTATTTTGCCAAGGTTGACATCATTTCAGTCAAGCAACTGGCCATGGGTCTGGTGACATTTTCCTGGGTCGTGCCGGAAGGGATCGGAGTGATGTTTTACATCCACATGTTCCTGGTTTCCGTGCTGCTGGCGTATTTTCCGCTCAGTAAACTCATGCACATGGGCGGCGTGTTCCTTTCGCCCACGCGCAACATGAACTGTGCTTCCAGAAAGTTCAGGCACATTAACCCCTGGAAGTTCGAGAATGTTCATTATCACACATACGAAGAATACGAGGATGAATTCCGTGAGAAGATGGTCGAAAAGGATCTTCCCGTGGACAAGCCTCTAGCAGAAGGAGCCGAGTAA
- a CDS encoding RsbRD N-terminal domain-containing protein: MELQKFLTDNNHAICAQWAEAIIKTYPEEGAKFFSGSANQFANPVGHTFRNNVERIYKVLLSEADVAECSTDLDGILRIRAVQGFVPSVALSFLPALKEIVRRQLEKACSAEQADAMLHDWNTRVDRLTMLGFDLYMNCRELLWKQKANQLYSRTHKLLERANLLKDEEVAG; the protein is encoded by the coding sequence ATGGAACTACAAAAATTTTTGACCGACAACAATCACGCCATTTGTGCCCAATGGGCAGAGGCGATCATTAAGACGTACCCTGAAGAGGGCGCTAAATTTTTTTCCGGTTCGGCGAATCAGTTCGCCAATCCTGTTGGCCATACTTTTCGTAACAATGTCGAGCGGATATATAAAGTATTGCTCAGCGAGGCGGACGTTGCGGAGTGTTCCACCGATCTGGACGGGATTTTACGTATCAGGGCCGTGCAAGGGTTCGTTCCGTCGGTCGCACTGAGTTTTCTGCCTGCCCTCAAGGAGATAGTTCGTCGCCAGCTTGAAAAAGCTTGTTCTGCAGAGCAAGCGGATGCCATGTTGCATGATTGGAACACTCGCGTAGACAGGCTTACAATGCTTGGCTTTGACCTGTACATGAATTGCCGGGAGCTTCTTTGGAAGCAAAAAGCAAATCAGTTATATAGTAGAACTCATAAATTGCTTGAAAGGGCTAATTTATTGAAAGACGAGGAGGTAGCGGGGTAG
- a CDS encoding LPS-assembly protein LptD, whose amino-acid sequence MKLRILLISLLCVISVLASSAFDPATAQEDEPQSWRLLADKTAASHDNQYLEAFGNVVLDRGTDYIRADYARYYQSTKWVFLKGNVEARFQGDFLKAQEAEFDLNTNTGWLKNGQIFMQDPHMYFEGAVLKKTGQDTYEFREATITVCDGDRPAWSIKTSRGDITVDGYAHLWTPRFQILDQPVFAAPYAVIPVKTKRQSGFLLPEIGTSDRLGITYDQPYYQVIDEEQDVTLYSHLMSNKGLMLGAEYRMVPDIHSKGIWKLDYLFDQQTEGESLYSDNVGMSRENRNRWWGRGKFDGYVGEPDWNLKFDLDMVSDQDYLREFSRGYSGFNKSRRDFLQYFGRDIEDSDSNLRINRALLSRNWGDLGFQGLLEYTQNLEYGSNNNLTNKSKADDPTIQRLPELNLHLYQTQLLSTPLTAEGSSQLTSFWREYGTTGSRFDVHPIIGLPLHFEYGSIIPKAGIRSTSYFIQRFEGDDSDVDTDKSSQTRFLPDFSTTAYTEFSKIFTLNDENSIDKDAASATWLKLKHALQPRLEYDYIPYSEQEKYPYFDEADRIDAKNELTYSITNIFTMKTGRWQPGLEEQSQPGLQMDFFEMARLRFEQSYSIREERRNDDTDEYPNRPFSDVLTDLTTRLSPWLYLSNKTWFSPYEGQIIEHEHSLSAYYDSLVYATFSLDFLEEIDEYLRQEQERQRIASFGGGIAINNQWSTAFLYRVDWEASTDLEKRLTLRYDHQCFSAETSWSQTDEDSRFEFRVILAQLGSLGR is encoded by the coding sequence ATGAAGCTGCGAATCCTTCTCATATCTCTGCTTTGCGTCATTTCTGTGCTGGCCTCGTCCGCTTTTGACCCAGCCACCGCGCAAGAAGACGAACCTCAGTCATGGCGTCTGCTCGCGGACAAGACTGCCGCAAGTCACGACAACCAATACCTGGAAGCATTCGGAAACGTCGTGCTGGACAGAGGGACTGACTACATCCGCGCCGATTATGCCAGGTATTACCAGTCCACAAAATGGGTTTTCCTTAAAGGCAATGTCGAAGCCAGATTTCAGGGTGATTTTCTGAAAGCCCAAGAGGCGGAGTTCGATCTCAACACAAACACCGGATGGCTCAAAAACGGCCAAATCTTCATGCAAGATCCGCACATGTATTTCGAGGGCGCGGTTCTCAAAAAGACCGGCCAGGATACGTACGAATTTCGTGAAGCCACCATCACGGTCTGCGACGGAGACCGCCCTGCCTGGTCGATCAAGACATCACGAGGCGACATTACTGTCGACGGTTATGCGCACCTCTGGACCCCGCGCTTTCAAATCCTCGATCAACCCGTCTTTGCCGCGCCCTACGCGGTCATCCCCGTCAAGACCAAACGGCAAAGCGGTTTTCTCCTGCCCGAAATCGGCACCAGCGACCGTCTCGGCATCACCTATGATCAACCCTATTATCAGGTCATCGATGAAGAGCAGGACGTCACGCTCTACTCGCACCTCATGTCGAACAAAGGCCTCATGCTCGGCGCCGAATACCGCATGGTGCCCGACATTCACAGCAAGGGCATCTGGAAACTCGACTATCTCTTCGATCAGCAGACCGAGGGCGAATCGCTCTACAGCGACAACGTGGGCATGTCGCGCGAAAACCGCAATCGCTGGTGGGGGCGGGGCAAATTTGACGGCTACGTTGGAGAACCGGACTGGAATCTCAAATTCGACCTGGATATGGTTTCGGACCAGGATTATCTGCGTGAATTTTCACGCGGCTATTCCGGCTTTAACAAAAGCCGCCGTGATTTTTTACAGTACTTTGGACGCGACATTGAGGACAGCGACAGTAATCTGCGAATCAACCGAGCACTCCTGAGTCGCAACTGGGGCGACCTTGGATTCCAAGGGCTTCTGGAGTACACGCAAAATCTTGAATACGGCAGCAACAACAACCTGACGAACAAAAGCAAGGCTGACGACCCTACGATCCAGAGGCTTCCAGAACTCAATCTGCATCTTTACCAGACACAACTTCTCAGTACTCCCCTGACCGCTGAGGGAAGTTCGCAACTGACCTCATTTTGGAGAGAATACGGGACAACGGGATCTCGCTTTGATGTCCATCCTATAATTGGACTACCATTGCACTTTGAATATGGGTCCATAATTCCAAAGGCTGGTATACGAAGCACAAGCTATTTCATACAGCGTTTTGAAGGGGACGACAGTGATGTAGACACTGATAAGAGCTCGCAAACACGATTTCTTCCTGACTTTTCTACGACAGCTTACACTGAATTTTCTAAGATATTTACTTTAAATGATGAAAACAGCATCGATAAAGACGCTGCTTCTGCGACATGGTTGAAATTGAAGCACGCTCTTCAGCCCCGTCTTGAATATGACTACATCCCCTATTCAGAACAGGAAAAATATCCTTATTTTGACGAAGCAGATCGAATTGACGCAAAAAATGAGCTTACATATTCCATTACGAATATTTTTACCATGAAAACCGGAAGATGGCAGCCAGGTCTGGAAGAACAAAGCCAGCCTGGTCTGCAAATGGATTTTTTTGAAATGGCGAGATTGCGTTTCGAGCAGTCCTACAGCATCCGCGAAGAAAGGCGCAACGACGACACTGACGAATATCCAAATCGTCCCTTTTCCGACGTGCTGACGGATCTGACCACCAGGCTTAGTCCATGGCTTTACCTGAGCAACAAAACGTGGTTCTCCCCATATGAAGGCCAGATCATAGAGCATGAGCATTCACTCTCCGCCTACTACGACAGTCTTGTGTACGCCACGTTCAGCCTGGATTTTCTGGAGGAAATCGACGAATACTTAAGGCAGGAGCAAGAACGCCAGCGCATCGCCTCCTTTGGTGGCGGGATTGCCATCAATAATCAGTGGAGCACCGCCTTTTTGTACCGTGTCGATTGGGAAGCCAGCACCGACCTCGAGAAAAGGCTGACCTTGCGCTACGATCATCAGTGTTTTTCCGCCGAAACATCATGGAGCCAAACCGACGAGGACTCCCGTTTTGAATTTCGGGTCATCCTCGCGCAACTGGGATCCTTGGGCCGTTAA
- the mutL gene encoding DNA mismatch repair endonuclease MutL, whose amino-acid sequence MIPEKQIRLLPPELQNQIAAGEVVERPSSVLKELVENALDAGATRIRIQIRDGGQSCIRVSDNGSGIFEDQLELAVTRHATSKLQNLSDLQHIHSFGFRGEALPSIASVSRFRIASARDDGDGSVLEVLHGRILRQDKTAMPKGTDVEINDLFSNVPARLKFLKKPGTETRKCAELVARIALANPHVDFELLNADRTVHRFLAGQDLTQRLAAIWPQEVVESLHTVDYKDGELSVHGLVGDPAMAQGRPDRILVYVNARPVQDKTILSAIREAYRGRILGKEYPQAVIFLAIPPDEVDVNVHPAKTEVRFQDDGAIFRIIRRAVLQTLERNVHQTHATDHAQPLCVSQVHTSLPVMEPRFSAPGEAKIESRQDTLLYEQNWPQKFASSAAAQKLFESADSSLAKTVPPAADAQALQHPSAGQNASKAQAPAAVQYLGQFAQTYLILAAKDEITLIDQHAAHERVLFNMLRAQGSRGDRRPLLLPLEIPLHPAQAALAQEIWTKLDELGFSLELTPGRLMLHSIPALLTPSKAKEFLQDILTEKATSMEDLWAVMACKAAIKAGDTLTPNEALELVDSWQHVSDKNYCPHGRPVAVRWGVGDLEKLFKRRS is encoded by the coding sequence ATGATCCCCGAGAAACAAATCCGCCTCCTTCCTCCCGAGTTGCAGAACCAGATTGCCGCGGGAGAGGTCGTCGAACGACCGTCCAGCGTTTTGAAGGAACTTGTCGAAAACGCCCTGGATGCGGGCGCGACCCGAATCCGGATTCAAATCCGCGACGGAGGGCAATCCTGCATCAGGGTCAGCGACAACGGTTCCGGTATCTTTGAAGACCAACTCGAACTTGCCGTTACGCGTCACGCCACCAGCAAGCTTCAAAATCTGAGCGACTTGCAGCACATCCATAGCTTCGGATTCCGTGGAGAGGCCCTGCCGAGCATAGCATCTGTTTCCCGCTTCCGCATTGCCTCCGCCCGTGACGATGGCGACGGCAGTGTTTTGGAGGTGCTGCATGGGCGAATTCTGCGTCAGGACAAAACAGCCATGCCCAAAGGAACGGATGTTGAAATCAATGATCTGTTCTCCAACGTCCCGGCCCGTCTCAAATTTCTGAAAAAACCGGGCACCGAGACCCGCAAATGCGCCGAACTTGTCGCCCGCATCGCACTTGCCAATCCGCATGTGGATTTTGAACTTTTAAACGCGGATCGGACTGTGCACCGTTTTCTGGCAGGACAGGATCTCACGCAGCGTCTGGCAGCCATCTGGCCCCAGGAAGTTGTCGAATCCTTGCACACCGTCGACTACAAGGATGGAGAACTGTCCGTACACGGTCTTGTCGGCGACCCCGCCATGGCCCAGGGCCGTCCGGACCGTATCCTTGTCTATGTCAACGCCCGCCCGGTCCAGGACAAGACAATCTTGAGCGCCATCCGCGAAGCGTACCGGGGAAGAATTCTCGGCAAGGAGTATCCCCAGGCGGTCATTTTTCTGGCAATTCCCCCGGATGAGGTTGATGTCAACGTGCATCCGGCCAAAACCGAAGTCCGCTTCCAGGACGACGGCGCCATTTTCCGGATCATACGCAGGGCTGTCCTGCAGACCTTGGAGCGTAATGTCCACCAGACCCACGCAACTGATCATGCCCAGCCGCTTTGCGTCAGCCAGGTGCATACGTCTTTGCCTGTGATGGAGCCGCGTTTTTCCGCACCCGGAGAAGCCAAGATCGAGTCGCGCCAGGACACGCTTCTTTATGAACAGAATTGGCCGCAAAAATTCGCGTCCTCCGCCGCTGCGCAAAAACTCTTTGAATCAGCTGACAGCTCGCTCGCCAAAACCGTCCCCCCTGCCGCGGACGCTCAAGCTCTCCAGCACCCTTCAGCCGGACAGAATGCCTCAAAAGCTCAGGCACCGGCGGCGGTTCAATATCTCGGACAATTTGCTCAAACATACCTGATTCTCGCCGCAAAAGACGAGATCACGCTGATCGACCAGCACGCCGCCCATGAGCGCGTCCTGTTCAACATGCTGCGCGCCCAAGGCTCGCGGGGAGACAGGCGTCCGCTTCTTCTCCCCCTTGAAATTCCTCTGCATCCCGCACAGGCGGCCCTGGCGCAGGAAATCTGGACAAAGCTCGACGAACTGGGTTTTTCTCTTGAACTTACCCCCGGCCGCCTCATGCTGCACTCCATCCCTGCGCTCTTGACCCCTTCCAAAGCCAAAGAATTTCTACAGGACATCCTGACCGAAAAGGCCACTTCAATGGAAGATCTCTGGGCGGTCATGGCCTGCAAGGCCGCCATCAAGGCAGGCGACACCCTCACTCCGAACGAGGCGCTGGAGCTTGTCGATTCCTGGCAACATGTGTCGGATAAAAATTATTGCCCGCATGGGCGCCCCGTTGCAGTGCGTTGGGGTGTCGGCGATCTGGAAAAATTGTTTAAACGTCGCTCTTAG
- the purD gene encoding phosphoribosylamine--glycine ligase, producing MNILIVGAGGREHALAWKISQSPLLDKLFIAPGNGGTALLGTNVSLHDNDIEGIVAFARDNNIGLVVAGPELPLVLGLQEALAAMHIPCFGPCTFDAQLEGSKAFAKNMMRETGVPTAHFQVFDSYERALVYVRGHSLPMVIKADGLAAGKGVVIAQSMSEAEEALQDMMIAQVFGEAGLTVVVEEALIGEEASFMAFCDGNTIVPMPSLQDHKRIGDNDTGLNTGGMGAYSPAPILPQEKYEAMADLAIRPITEHLAAIGQPFKGVLYAGLMMTDKGPMVLEYNVRFGDPECQPLMARLKSDLVEIMLACVNGTLSPAQVEFHQETSCCVVMAALGYPQSYPKGMPISGIDAAEQIESVKVFQAGTQLQNGIPVSTGGRVLGITALGTDLEQARERAYQAVGRIHFDNSYYRKDIANKGLRRT from the coding sequence TTGAACATTCTTATAGTTGGAGCCGGTGGACGGGAACACGCCCTGGCATGGAAAATCAGTCAAAGCCCCTTGCTGGACAAATTGTTCATTGCGCCGGGCAATGGTGGAACGGCCCTTCTCGGCACCAACGTTTCACTGCACGACAACGACATTGAGGGCATTGTCGCTTTTGCACGCGATAACAACATCGGTCTTGTTGTCGCCGGACCTGAGCTGCCTCTTGTTCTTGGGCTGCAGGAGGCATTGGCCGCGATGCACATCCCCTGCTTCGGCCCATGCACTTTCGACGCCCAGCTTGAAGGCTCCAAGGCCTTCGCCAAAAACATGATGCGGGAAACCGGAGTGCCGACAGCCCACTTTCAGGTCTTCGACAGCTATGAGCGGGCACTGGTCTATGTGCGCGGACACTCGCTGCCCATGGTCATCAAGGCGGACGGTCTTGCTGCCGGGAAAGGCGTCGTCATCGCCCAGAGCATGAGCGAAGCCGAAGAGGCCTTACAAGACATGATGATTGCACAGGTGTTTGGAGAAGCAGGACTAACCGTTGTGGTCGAAGAGGCCCTGATCGGTGAAGAGGCCTCCTTCATGGCTTTTTGTGACGGGAACACCATCGTTCCCATGCCGTCCCTGCAAGACCACAAACGCATCGGCGACAACGACACGGGCCTCAACACCGGCGGCATGGGCGCCTACAGCCCTGCCCCGATCCTGCCGCAGGAAAAGTACGAGGCCATGGCAGATCTGGCCATCCGGCCGATCACCGAGCATCTGGCGGCCATTGGCCAACCCTTCAAGGGGGTGCTCTACGCCGGCCTTATGATGACCGACAAGGGTCCGATGGTTCTGGAATACAATGTCCGCTTTGGCGATCCCGAATGCCAACCGCTCATGGCCAGGCTCAAATCCGACCTGGTCGAGATCATGCTCGCTTGCGTGAACGGTACCCTTTCACCCGCGCAGGTCGAATTCCATCAGGAAACCAGTTGCTGTGTCGTGATGGCGGCTCTTGGCTACCCGCAAAGTTATCCCAAGGGCATGCCCATTTCCGGCATTGACGCTGCGGAGCAGATTGAATCCGTCAAAGTCTTCCAAGCCGGCACGCAGTTACAAAACGGAATTCCCGTCAGCACCGGCGGACGGGTCCTGGGCATCACCGCCCTGGGCACGGACCTTGAGCAAGCGCGAGAGCGGGCGTACCAGGCTGTTGGCAGAATCCACTTTGACAACAGCTATTATCGTAAAGATATCGCCAACAAAGGATTAAGGAGGACATGA
- the purE gene encoding 5-(carboxyamino)imidazole ribonucleotide mutase, with product MPQVAIFMGSKSDESTVRPCAVVLEKLGISCTFTITSAHRTPERTSRLIKELEEDGVQVFICAAGLAAHLAGAVAAKTVRPVLGIPICASPLGGMDALLATVQMPPGFPVGTLALDKVGARNAAWLAAQILALHDPELTQRILDERRKMIEQVEEDAKSL from the coding sequence ATGCCACAGGTAGCAATCTTCATGGGAAGCAAGTCCGACGAGAGCACCGTGCGCCCTTGCGCGGTTGTATTGGAAAAATTGGGAATTTCCTGCACCTTTACCATCACCTCGGCTCATCGAACCCCGGAGCGTACATCCCGCCTGATCAAAGAACTCGAGGAAGACGGCGTCCAGGTCTTTATCTGTGCCGCCGGCCTGGCCGCCCATCTGGCCGGCGCCGTTGCGGCCAAAACCGTGCGGCCGGTCCTGGGTATTCCGATTTGTGCATCCCCACTGGGCGGAATGGATGCGCTGCTGGCCACGGTGCAGATGCCCCCCGGCTTTCCGGTCGGAACGCTGGCCCTGGACAAGGTCGGTGCGCGCAACGCAGCGTGGCTGGCGGCCCAGATTCTGGCCCTGCACGATCCCGAACTGACGCAGCGCATACTGGATGAACGACGAAAGATGATCGAACAGGTGGAAGAAGACGCAAAATCCCTGTAA
- the hflC gene encoding protease modulator HflC produces the protein MRSIQFAIAGIGIAVFILLQCVFMVDQTERAIVLQLGKPVGNADYEPGLHFKLPFVQNVIFFDSRVLEYDAPAAEILTQDKKNMVVDNFSRWRIVNPLLFYQTVRNIQGGLSRIDDIVYSQLRESLGRYTLTEIVAVERSTIMDEVTTKANVLLGEYGIHIIDVRIKRTDLPQENQLAIYGRMKAERERQAKQYRSEGREEATKITTLADRQRAVILADARRAAEAARGEGEAAATAVYAQALSQDPDFYEFVRTMDAYKKTMKDQTQFVLTPQSEFFKYLQ, from the coding sequence ATGAGATCAATTCAATTTGCGATAGCCGGAATAGGCATAGCTGTTTTCATTCTGCTGCAATGTGTTTTTATGGTTGATCAGACTGAAAGAGCCATCGTTTTGCAGCTTGGTAAACCGGTCGGAAACGCAGACTACGAGCCTGGGTTGCACTTCAAGCTTCCTTTTGTGCAGAATGTCATATTTTTTGATTCCAGAGTTCTTGAATACGATGCGCCGGCCGCAGAAATTCTGACGCAAGACAAGAAGAACATGGTTGTCGATAATTTTTCCAGATGGAGGATTGTCAATCCCCTTTTGTTTTATCAGACTGTGCGCAATATCCAAGGCGGTTTGTCCCGCATTGATGATATCGTTTATTCACAGCTCAGAGAATCTTTGGGACGGTATACGCTTACTGAAATTGTGGCGGTCGAGCGATCGACAATCATGGACGAGGTCACAACCAAAGCCAATGTGCTTTTGGGTGAATACGGGATCCACATCATTGATGTCCGCATCAAGCGCACGGATTTGCCCCAGGAGAACCAGCTTGCGATCTACGGCCGCATGAAGGCCGAGCGTGAGCGCCAAGCCAAGCAGTATCGTTCGGAAGGGCGTGAAGAGGCCACCAAGATTACGACCCTGGCGGACCGTCAGCGGGCAGTTATCCTGGCCGATGCCCGCCGCGCGGCCGAGGCTGCCCGAGGCGAGGGCGAAGCCGCGGCAACGGCCGTCTACGCGCAGGCCTTGTCCCAGGATCCTGACTTTTATGAATTCGTGCGCACCATGGACGCATACAAAAAGACCATGAAGGATCAGACCCAGTTTGTGCTGACCCCGCAGAGCGAGTTCTTCAAGTATCTCCAATAA
- the hflK gene encoding FtsH protease activity modulator HflK, with protein MNWDWEKLQEKRQRQSGPMPGPDLGDLNEKVKQFKQMNLPGWRIIVLVALLFWLGSGIYIVQPDEVGVVKRFGAYERTTDPGPHYRLPFPFESVLTPQVTKIQRLEVGFRGSTAFTVGTGTQVRQVPEESLMLTGDENIVDVQFIVQFLIDNAQDYLFNVANQDKTVKDAAEAAMREVIGYNKIDAALTDDKLTIQNDTRDLLQKILNSYKSGIRVVAVQLQDVHPPRQVIDAFKDVASAKEDKSRFINEAEAYENDLVPRTRGEAAAILNQAQAYKETKILQARGDSDRFLFVLEEYRKAKDITKKRIYLETMEEILSRPEVEKIIISNDSMQRVFPYLPLQRSGKAAVNGQAQDGGTN; from the coding sequence ATGAATTGGGACTGGGAAAAACTACAAGAAAAACGACAGCGGCAGTCTGGCCCCATGCCTGGGCCGGATCTTGGTGATTTAAACGAAAAAGTCAAACAGTTTAAACAGATGAATTTGCCTGGCTGGCGAATCATCGTGCTTGTGGCCCTTTTGTTCTGGCTCGGTAGCGGTATTTATATCGTTCAGCCGGATGAGGTCGGCGTTGTCAAACGTTTTGGAGCCTATGAACGCACCACCGATCCTGGACCGCATTATCGACTGCCCTTTCCGTTTGAATCTGTGCTGACTCCTCAGGTCACCAAGATTCAGCGGCTTGAAGTCGGTTTTCGCGGGAGCACCGCCTTTACCGTAGGAACCGGCACCCAGGTCCGCCAGGTACCGGAAGAATCCCTGATGCTCACTGGTGACGAGAATATCGTCGACGTCCAGTTTATCGTTCAGTTTTTGATCGATAACGCTCAGGACTATCTGTTCAACGTAGCCAATCAGGATAAGACCGTCAAAGACGCGGCCGAAGCTGCCATGCGTGAAGTCATCGGCTACAACAAGATCGATGCCGCTCTTACGGATGACAAGCTGACTATCCAGAACGACACGCGTGACCTGTTGCAGAAAATTCTGAACAGTTACAAGAGCGGCATCAGAGTTGTGGCCGTTCAGTTGCAGGATGTTCATCCTCCACGACAGGTCATCGACGCGTTCAAGGATGTCGCCAGCGCAAAAGAGGATAAAAGCCGTTTTATCAACGAAGCGGAAGCCTATGAGAATGATCTGGTCCCGCGTACACGTGGTGAGGCCGCTGCTATCCTGAACCAAGCTCAGGCCTATAAGGAAACAAAAATCCTGCAGGCCAGAGGCGACAGCGATCGTTTTCTATTTGTTCTGGAAGAATACCGCAAGGCAAAGGATATCACTAAGAAACGCATTTATCTTGAAACAATGGAAGAGATCCTTTCCAGGCCGGAAGTGGAAAAGATTATTATTTCAAATGATTCCATGCAGCGTGTATTCCCCTATTTGCCTTTGCAGCGCTCCGGAAAAGCAGCCGTGAATGGACAGGCTCAAGACGGAGGAACGAACTGA
- the rnhA gene encoding ribonuclease HI → MTDTSVTIYTDGSSLGNPGPGGWGAVLIWADSKKELSRGYIETTNNRMEIRGVLHALEHLKRPCTVHVHSDSRYVCDAISKKWIQSWIKNGWLTSAKKPVKNRDLWEQLLSLLQKHKVIFHWVKAHDGHPENERCDELAKNAAKAREREIDEGYSRNT, encoded by the coding sequence GTGACCGATACATCAGTTACAATCTACACGGACGGATCGAGCCTGGGCAATCCGGGGCCCGGAGGCTGGGGCGCTGTTCTTATCTGGGCTGACTCAAAAAAGGAACTCAGCCGGGGTTATATCGAGACCACGAACAACCGCATGGAAATTCGGGGCGTTCTACACGCTCTGGAGCATCTGAAACGGCCATGCACAGTGCATGTCCATTCAGACTCACGCTATGTGTGTGACGCCATATCCAAAAAATGGATCCAGTCATGGATTAAAAACGGCTGGCTGACCTCGGCAAAAAAGCCGGTCAAAAACAGGGACCTCTGGGAACAACTGCTGTCTTTGTTGCAAAAACACAAGGTGATATTTCATTGGGTGAAAGCCCATGACGGACACCCGGAAAATGAGCGCTGCGACGAACTGGCCAAAAACGCGGCCAAAGCCCGGGAACGCGAAATTGATGAAGGATATTCAAGGAATACTTGA
- a CDS encoding DUF456 domain-containing protein, with protein sequence MSITLAILVFLLLIIAFFTHIFSFPANWFIIFILGAWSWITPESPFTLTTFLIFVAVAFLGECIEFALQALGASKYGASSSGNWGAFAGAIFGAILGAPFFLGLGALFGAVGGAYLGCLGVEVMNHRPFAEAKKAALGAMIGKVLGLAVKIGIGIAFLVHAFELLFLT encoded by the coding sequence ATGAGCATAACACTCGCCATCCTCGTTTTTCTTCTCCTTATCATCGCCTTCTTCACTCATATTTTTTCTTTTCCCGCTAATTGGTTCATCATTTTCATCTTGGGCGCCTGGTCCTGGATAACTCCCGAATCTCCCTTTACGCTGACCACATTTCTTATTTTTGTCGCTGTTGCATTCCTGGGGGAATGCATCGAATTTGCATTGCAAGCATTGGGTGCAAGCAAATATGGCGCCTCTTCGTCCGGAAACTGGGGCGCTTTTGCCGGCGCCATATTCGGCGCGATTCTCGGCGCGCCGTTTTTTCTGGGGCTTGGCGCTCTTTTCGGCGCGGTCGGCGGGGCCTATCTGGGGTGTCTGGGAGTCGAGGTGATGAATCATCGTCCGTTCGCCGAGGCCAAGAAAGCGGCACTGGGCGCCATGATCGGCAAGGTTCTCGGCCTGGCCGTCAAGATCGGGATAGGTATCGCGTTTCTTGTTCATGCATTCGAACTGCTCTTTCTGACGTGA